GGCGGCCTGCTCATTTACGCGCTTTCAAATTTTGGAAGCAGAACAACCCGAGACGCAGATTTTCTCGTTGAGAACCTCTCAAATTCTCCAGAAAGAATGCGCGAAATCATTCACGAGATAATAAATACGGAATCAGAAAATGACTTTGTAACTTTCGAATTGGCAAATCTAAAAGAGATTGCCAAAGAAAAGAAATACACTGGGGTTTCTGCATTTCTCATCGTGAAAATCAAAAACACCCGTACAGGAATAAACATTGATTTTGGATTTGGAGACACAATCATTCCAAAACCAAAAACAGCAACCTTTCCTGTTCAAGTCGAAGGGTTTTCAAGCCCTCAAGTAAGAGTTTACCCCGTAGAAACAATCATCGCGGAAAAAATTGACGCAATCCTTGATCGAATGGAACTTTCCAGTCGAATGAAGGATTATTTTGACATTCACTTCATTCTTCAAAATTTTGATTTTGATGGTACAACATTGAAAACCGCCATCGCGAGGACCTTCGAAAATCGACAACGTAATTATGATATGAATCGTTTTCAGAAAGTCCTTCAATTTCACAACGATCAATCTATGGGAACCAAGTGGAAAGCTTTTCTGAGAAAAGCAAAATTGCCCGAGATTTCATTTCAAGAAGTTATCGCATCTTTGCAGAACTTTCTTGAATTGCCAATACAAGCATGCTTCAACAATAAAGACTTTTCGCGAAAATGGAAGAGTAAAGAGCAGAAATGGGTATAAAAGGACGCTTTTGACGCATTCTTACCAGTACAGGAACATTTTCATCTAAATGGTCAAGTTCATAGACAAGTCCATAAAGTTCATTCATAATGTTCAATATATTGAACATTTTAAGCAATTTTTGTATATTATGTAAAACATTATGAAAAGAGCATTATTACCATCGCAGAAAAGAATTTTAAACAACCTTGGCAAGCAGATAAAACTAGCCAGACTTCGCCGCGACCTCTCGGCAGAACAAATCGCCGAACGGGCAGACATTTCTCGTGGCACCTTGATAAAAATCGAAAGCGGTGATGAAGGCGTCTCCATGGGCCATTATTTTAGGGTACTGATTGCGTTGGGACTTGCAAGTGATATACTCCTTGTAGCAAAAGATGACGAACTCGGCAGAAAACTCCAAGACGCAAAACTAAACGTAAGAGAACGCGCCAGCAAGAAATAAGGTCTCGCAAAATGAATAATCGGTCCGTATACGTATTCTTCCATAACGAGCAGGTCCTCGAGCCTGTTCTCATGGGCATTCTGCAAGAAACCTTGCAACGAGGCAAAAGCATCTTCTCCTTTGAATTTGACAAGTTCTGGTTAAACAATCCCATTTTTCAAATTTTTGATCCTAACCTAAGCCTATTTCGGGGAAAACAATACGCACCTACTGACAAAGATAACTTTGGCGTTTTCTTAGATTCCACTCCCGACCGTTGGGGGCGACAACTCATTGACCGCAGGGAAACTATTTTGGCTAGAAAGGAAGGACGCCCCGTAATTCCCAGGACTGAATTAGATTATCTACTGGGAGTTTTTGATGAGAGCCGCATGGGAGCCCTGCGATTCAAACAGAGTCTTGACGGTGATTTCATCGACAACGACAAAGAACTAGCGACACCACCTTGGGAATCCCTTCGAAAATTAGAGGCAGCCAGCCTAAAATTGGAACAGGATGAAAATTCCATTGATGACCGTTGGTTAAAAATGCTATTACGTCCAGGAAGTTCTCTCGGAGGAGCGCGACCAAAAGCAAATGTTGTCGATGAACATGGTCATCTATGGATAGCCAAGTTCCCAAGTAAAAAAGATCGAAAAGATGTCGGAGCTTGGGAAACTGTCTGCATGACTCTTGCAAAAAAATGCGGTGTAGAAATCAGCGACTTTAAATGCATTAAACTCGGTTCCAAATATCACACTTTTTTAACAAAAAGATTTGACCGAACAGAAAATAACGTCCGCAAGCATTTTACATCGGCAATGACGCATTTGGATTATAACGATGGAGCTAATGGAGGAACCGGAGCCAGCTACCTTGAATTGGTAGAGTGGATTTCTGAACATTGCGTAAATGTGCAAGGCAACTTAGAGCAGCTTTTCAAACGAATTATTTTCAACATTGCCATTTCCAATTGTGACGACCACCTGAGAAACCACGGTTTCCTCTTAACGCCCAAAGGCTGGACACTGTCACCAGCTTATGACTTGACACCCGACGAATATGGAACAGAACTTTCGTTGAACATTAACGAAAGCGAAGCAAATCTAGATTACAATTTGGCAAGAGAAGTTGCGCCCTATTTCGGCATCGCGCCAAGCGATGCAAACAGGATTATCAAAAAAACAAACGACGTTGTTTCAAAGTGGCAAAAGGTCGCAACAGACATAGGCATTTCGCGAAGCGAACAAGAGCTTATCGCATCAGCCTTCAAGAAAAAAAATGGTGTTTGAATAAAACAGAACTCGTAATAAAGAAAAGGAAGAAAGTAAATAAACCGCTAGTGGATTTGAATACACACGGTCCCGGATATAGCGTTTAATACAAAAAAACAGCCCATAACGAATCCGTTATGGGTTGTTTCCTTCAAAAACTATTCCGTCACTTGGCTTCGAGTCAATGTATATGTATTAGAGCCACCGATACCCATGCCATTGAGATAAACAGTACCATTAACATCATAACGAATTGCATATGTAATTCCACCACCGCCATCACGAATTCCAACGACTTCCACTTTGGATTCTGCGGGAACATCAAAAGAAACTTGTTTGTGATGTATCATAAACGGTTCTGTAATAGCAACTCCATCTACTTTAAGTTGAACATAATCTCCATCCTCAGCGGCATAGTCCCAAATATGAACCTTAGTCGACTTTTCAGTCTTGTCATGCGTTATTACCATATCCGCTTGCCGAACGGTTATTTGATCATCGTTCTTTACTAACCTAGCCCCAAGTTCCAATTTGTCCGACCACTGCTGTTTCAAGATTTCCTGAGCACCAACACTCGTGCTAATAGGGGTGTCCATGGGACTAACACCTCGCACAGCAAAAGAAATTGCCAAAAGTCCTGCCAAAACTGCTGACCAAAGTACCAATCTCTTTTTACGACGAACGACCGTTTCAGGCGAAGAATTTTCATGAAGACAATCCTTGTTTCCATCCACAGCATCGGAAAACTTATCAATTTTTTCCTTCTGTTTGACATCGACATCATCCTTCGATGTTTCCGTTTTCATATTCTTTCGTAAAGATTCATTTTGTGCCGGAGAAAAGGATTGAATGTCAGGAGTATCTTTTTCAATCCCCAATCTAGAGGAAGAAGTTTCTCCACCATTCAGCTCAGCGTGAGCAACCCCTTCAATTTTCATTTTACGTTCTTTCTGTTCCATAAAAATTCTATATCCTAATTAAACGGATGTTTTCTAAAATAAAATCCCATAATAATTCTACACACCAATACTTGAACTATTACAGCAATAATTGTCAACAGATGCCTTGTTGGTTCAATGACATCAAATCCATAAGCAAGAATTTTTTCAGCCAACGCAACAATAAAAAAATTACACAGAGCAAAAATACTGAACGGATAAAGTTTGTCAATCATGGTATAGCAACGTCTAAAAAATATATTTGTCAGCAAAAAAGGAATAGACACTATTTTAAAATATGTCAGTCCAAAACTAGGCAAACTATAGCCCGTAGTAAGCATAGATAGAATAAACATTAAGATTCCTAAATAAAAAAGTGCTCCCAATACCATAGTGGGAATCAGCACTAAGCAAAACCACATTCCTGCAAAAAATGTTCTTACCGAATCAAACATTCAAAGAATCCATCGGATATTTTTGAAAGAAAAGGCACATTACAAAACGTCCAAGAAGCAAAA
The window above is part of the Fibrobacter sp. genome. Proteins encoded here:
- a CDS encoding nucleotidyl transferase AbiEii/AbiGii toxin family protein, whose translation is MADRAASVLAKIRNKSKEMGWNSMQSLQLFCQEEFIRRINLSKYKDAFILKGGLLIYALSNFGSRTTRDADFLVENLSNSPERMREIIHEIINTESENDFVTFELANLKEIAKEKKYTGVSAFLIVKIKNTRTGINIDFGFGDTIIPKPKTATFPVQVEGFSSPQVRVYPVETIIAEKIDAILDRMELSSRMKDYFDIHFILQNFDFDGTTLKTAIARTFENRQRNYDMNRFQKVLQFHNDQSMGTKWKAFLRKAKLPEISFQEVIASLQNFLELPIQACFNNKDFSRKWKSKEQKWV
- a CDS encoding helix-turn-helix domain-containing protein; amino-acid sequence: MKRALLPSQKRILNNLGKQIKLARLRRDLSAEQIAERADISRGTLIKIESGDEGVSMGHYFRVLIALGLASDILLVAKDDELGRKLQDAKLNVRERASKK
- a CDS encoding HipA domain-containing protein, which gives rise to MGILQETLQRGKSIFSFEFDKFWLNNPIFQIFDPNLSLFRGKQYAPTDKDNFGVFLDSTPDRWGRQLIDRRETILARKEGRPVIPRTELDYLLGVFDESRMGALRFKQSLDGDFIDNDKELATPPWESLRKLEAASLKLEQDENSIDDRWLKMLLRPGSSLGGARPKANVVDEHGHLWIAKFPSKKDRKDVGAWETVCMTLAKKCGVEISDFKCIKLGSKYHTFLTKRFDRTENNVRKHFTSAMTHLDYNDGANGGTGASYLELVEWISEHCVNVQGNLEQLFKRIIFNIAISNCDDHLRNHGFLLTPKGWTLSPAYDLTPDEYGTELSLNINESEANLDYNLAREVAPYFGIAPSDANRIIKKTNDVVSKWQKVATDIGISRSEQELIASAFKKKNGV